A stretch of Saccharothrix texasensis DNA encodes these proteins:
- a CDS encoding FtsK/SpoIIIE family DNA translocase produces MAGRTGTSRKGTTRSTGSGSKARASASRSGASRPASKRPPARRAPAKRSSGSVGRVWGLFGRGVGSVVRAVGRGKELDPAHRRDGLALVLISVAVITAAGVWWRAGGPVGQWVDVAVRSSVGGPAVIFPVVLLAIGVALMRTDPNPEARPRLVIGSILVAVGFLGMFHLVGGLPTDPLARRDAGGALGYLSGGFLAQGLTSWVAGPLLVLIFAYGVLLLVHLPIRDVPAKLGSLLHRRPDQLDGFDAEEAEPEPEPEEKPAKLRRPSRSRRQAVATPAADDEQPELPLDEEPPPPPPVRPTPKPKATPETPKPAAIAVRAVEGDYRLPPPTILKDGDAPKARSKANDVMIEAISGVLDQFSIDAQVTGFTRGPTVTRYEVELGPGVKVEKITALTKNIAYAVATDNVRLLAPIPGKSAVGIEVPNSDREMVRLGDVLRSPSTVKDNHPMVIGLGKDIEGHFVTANLTKMPHLLVAGSTGSGKSSFVNSMLVSLLARATPDEVRMILIDPKMVELTPYEGIPHLITPIITQPKKAAAALAWLVEEMEQRYQDMQVNRVRHIDDFNRKVKSGEITAPPGSERAYRPYPYIMAIVDELADLMMTAPRDVEDAIVRITQKARAAGIHLVLATQRPSVDVVTGLIKTNVPSRLAFATSSLTDSRVILDQPGAEKLIGMGDGLYLPMGASKPVRVQGAYVGDDEISEIVNFAKDQAQPEYTDGVTAAKAGEKKEIDADIGDDLEVLIQAAELIVTSQFGSTSMLQRKLRVGFAKAGRLMDLLETRGVVGPSEGSKAREVLIKPDELDSLVYLIRGGSGPDDDGDD; encoded by the coding sequence ATGGCCGGCCGAACTGGGACCTCTCGCAAGGGCACCACCCGCAGCACCGGCTCCGGGTCGAAGGCCCGTGCGAGCGCGTCCCGTTCCGGCGCCTCCCGCCCGGCCTCGAAGCGGCCACCCGCCAGGCGCGCGCCGGCGAAGCGGTCCTCCGGCTCCGTCGGCCGGGTCTGGGGGCTGTTCGGCCGCGGCGTCGGCTCGGTGGTCCGCGCGGTGGGCCGCGGCAAGGAACTCGACCCCGCGCACCGCCGGGACGGCTTGGCGCTGGTGCTCATCTCGGTGGCCGTGATCACCGCCGCCGGCGTGTGGTGGCGGGCGGGCGGTCCGGTGGGCCAGTGGGTCGACGTGGCCGTGCGCAGCTCCGTCGGCGGCCCGGCCGTGATCTTCCCCGTGGTGCTGCTGGCGATCGGCGTGGCGCTCATGCGCACCGACCCGAACCCCGAGGCGCGGCCGCGCCTGGTGATCGGCTCGATCCTGGTCGCGGTCGGGTTCCTCGGCATGTTCCACCTCGTGGGCGGCCTGCCGACGGACCCGCTCGCCCGCCGTGACGCCGGTGGCGCGCTGGGCTACCTCTCCGGCGGGTTCCTCGCGCAGGGCCTCACGTCGTGGGTCGCCGGACCGCTGCTGGTGCTGATCTTCGCCTACGGCGTGCTGCTGCTCGTGCACCTGCCGATCCGCGACGTGCCCGCCAAGCTCGGCAGCCTCCTGCACCGCAGGCCCGACCAGCTCGACGGGTTCGACGCCGAGGAGGCGGAGCCCGAGCCCGAGCCGGAGGAGAAGCCGGCCAAGCTGCGCCGCCCGTCCCGCAGCCGCCGCCAGGCCGTCGCCACCCCGGCCGCCGACGACGAGCAGCCCGAGCTGCCGCTGGACGAAGAGCCGCCGCCCCCGCCGCCGGTCAGACCCACGCCCAAGCCGAAAGCGACCCCGGAGACGCCGAAGCCCGCCGCGATCGCCGTGCGCGCGGTCGAGGGCGACTACCGGCTGCCGCCGCCGACCATCCTCAAGGACGGCGACGCGCCGAAGGCCCGCAGCAAGGCCAACGACGTGATGATCGAGGCCATCTCCGGCGTGCTCGACCAGTTCTCCATCGACGCCCAGGTCACCGGCTTCACCCGCGGCCCGACCGTCACCCGGTACGAGGTGGAGCTGGGTCCGGGCGTGAAGGTCGAGAAGATCACCGCGCTGACCAAGAACATCGCCTACGCGGTCGCCACGGACAACGTGCGCCTGCTGGCGCCGATCCCCGGCAAGTCCGCGGTCGGCATCGAGGTGCCCAACAGCGACCGCGAGATGGTGCGGCTGGGCGACGTGCTGCGCTCGCCGTCCACGGTGAAGGACAACCACCCGATGGTCATCGGGCTGGGCAAGGACATCGAGGGCCACTTCGTCACCGCGAACCTGACCAAGATGCCGCACCTGCTGGTGGCCGGCTCCACCGGTTCGGGCAAGTCGAGCTTCGTGAACTCGATGCTGGTGTCCCTGCTCGCGCGCGCCACCCCGGACGAGGTCCGGATGATCCTGATCGACCCGAAGATGGTCGAGCTGACGCCGTACGAGGGCATCCCGCACCTGATCACGCCCATCATCACCCAGCCGAAGAAGGCCGCCGCCGCGCTGGCCTGGCTGGTCGAGGAGATGGAGCAGCGCTACCAGGACATGCAGGTCAACCGGGTGCGGCACATCGACGACTTCAACCGGAAGGTCAAGTCGGGCGAGATCACCGCGCCGCCGGGCAGCGAACGCGCCTACCGGCCGTACCCCTACATCATGGCGATCGTGGACGAGCTGGCCGACCTGATGATGACCGCGCCGCGCGACGTCGAGGACGCGATCGTCCGGATCACCCAGAAGGCGCGTGCGGCGGGCATCCACCTGGTGCTGGCGACGCAGCGGCCGTCGGTGGACGTGGTGACCGGCCTGATCAAGACGAACGTGCCGTCACGGCTGGCGTTCGCCACGTCCTCGCTGACCGACTCGCGGGTCATCCTGGACCAGCCGGGCGCGGAGAAGCTGATCGGCATGGGCGACGGCCTGTACCTGCCGATGGGCGCCTCGAAGCCGGTGCGCGTCCAGGGCGCGTACGTGGGGGACGACGAGATCTCCGAGATCGTCAACTTCGCGAAGGACCAGGCGCAGCCGGAGTACACCGACGGCGTCACGGCGGCGAAGGCGGGCGAGAAGAAGGAGATCGACGCCGACATCGGCGACGACCTCGAGGTGCTGATCCAGGCGGCCGAGCTGATCGTCACCTCCCAGTTCGGCTCCACGTCGATGTTGCAGCGCAAGCTGCGGGTCGGCTTCGCCAAGGCGGGCCGGCTCATGGACCTGCTGGAGACGCGCGGCGTCGTCGGGCCGTCGGAAGGCTCG